From one Vicingaceae bacterium genomic stretch:
- a CDS encoding 2-hydroxyacid dehydrogenase: MKKVIFLDEIHPYLQEKLEAAGWICDQDYKSSYEEILEKIHHYEGIVIRSRIPLDRRLIDKASQLEFIARSGSGLENIDVEYAKSKGIHIINSPEGNRDAVAEHVIGMILSLFNRLCINHQKVIDGIWDREGGRGIELKEKTFAIIGFGQMGSAVAQRLQSFDCNILAYDKYKKNYAPSYVKETTLDEIYQRADIVSIHLPLSKETKHWLNSEKIEKFKKQFYLINTARGQHVVLKDLLIAIEKGKIAGAALDVLELEASYFELEQHQNKEILKKLAATQKVLFTPHVAGWTVESYFKLSWVLYNKLKLLYPSLQEG; this comes from the coding sequence ATGAAAAAGGTCATTTTTTTGGATGAAATACATCCATATTTGCAAGAGAAATTAGAAGCAGCCGGCTGGATTTGTGACCAGGATTATAAAAGCAGCTATGAAGAAATACTTGAAAAAATTCACCATTATGAGGGTATAGTGATTAGAAGCCGGATACCTTTGGACCGTAGGTTGATCGACAAGGCAAGTCAATTGGAATTTATAGCCCGGAGTGGATCCGGATTGGAAAATATCGATGTGGAATATGCAAAGTCAAAAGGAATCCACATAATAAATTCTCCGGAGGGAAACCGGGATGCTGTGGCAGAACATGTAATAGGAATGATTTTGTCATTGTTTAACCGGCTTTGCATCAATCATCAAAAGGTCATCGACGGCATCTGGGACAGGGAAGGAGGACGCGGAATAGAATTGAAAGAAAAAACTTTTGCCATCATAGGTTTTGGGCAGATGGGCAGTGCAGTGGCGCAACGATTGCAATCATTTGACTGCAATATACTTGCTTATGACAAGTATAAAAAAAACTATGCTCCTTCTTATGTGAAAGAAACCACCTTAGATGAAATATACCAAAGAGCCGATATTGTATCCATTCACTTACCTTTAAGCAAAGAAACTAAACACTGGTTAAACAGTGAAAAAATCGAAAAGTTTAAAAAACAGTTTTATTTAATCAACACTGCCCGTGGCCAGCATGTTGTGTTGAAGGACTTGTTGATTGCCATAGAAAAAGGCAAAATTGCCGGAGCGGCATTGGACGTTTTAGAATTGGAAGCATCGTATTTTGAACTTGAACAACATCAAAATAAAGAAATTTTAAAAAAACTCGCGGCCACTCAAAAAGTTTTGTTTACTCCTCATGTGGCAGGGTGGACAGTGGAGAGTTATTTTAAATTATCATGGGTATTGTACAACAAACTAAAATTGTTATATCCATCGTTACAAGAGGGTTGA
- the rsmA gene encoding ribosomal RNA small subunit methyltransferase A: MNVKPKKYLGQHFLKDENIARKIIDAFGQTITNRESSFVLEVGFGTGVITKYLLDQYENFAAIDVDKESAGWMVSNYPGHIEKFILGDFLETELTLFIKNPNQLLYLIGNLPYNISGPVFFKVLDNYPLIEGCVFMVQKEVADRVCSKPGSKTYGILSVLLQSYYETENLFTVQPGAFVPPPKVKSAVIRLKKKKEMPSVELHKWKMLIKTAFNQRRKQLSNSLAKLLQGKKLPEIFANQRPEQLSIKEFIQIYQYIYGES, encoded by the coding sequence ATGAATGTAAAGCCAAAAAAATATCTTGGGCAACATTTTTTAAAGGATGAGAATATTGCCCGGAAAATAATTGATGCATTTGGGCAGACAATCACCAATAGGGAAAGCTCTTTTGTGTTGGAGGTGGGTTTTGGAACCGGCGTCATCACGAAATATTTGTTGGACCAATATGAAAATTTTGCCGCTATTGATGTAGATAAAGAATCTGCCGGTTGGATGGTAAGCAATTATCCCGGACATATTGAAAAATTTATTTTAGGGGATTTTTTGGAAACAGAACTTACGTTATTTATTAAAAATCCAAATCAATTACTTTATCTAATTGGCAACCTGCCGTATAATATTTCCGGCCCGGTTTTTTTCAAGGTTTTGGATAATTATCCGCTGATAGAAGGTTGTGTTTTTATGGTTCAAAAAGAAGTTGCCGACAGGGTTTGTTCAAAGCCCGGGAGCAAAACATATGGAATATTGAGTGTTTTACTTCAATCATATTATGAAACAGAAAATTTGTTTACTGTTCAACCGGGGGCTTTTGTGCCGCCACCAAAAGTCAAAAGTGCCGTAATACGTTTGAAAAAAAAGAAGGAGATGCCATCGGTAGAACTGCATAAATGGAAGATGTTGATAAAAACCGCGTTTAATCAGCGGAGAAAACAATTGAGCAACAGCCTGGCAAAATTGCTACAAGGAAAAAAACTACCGGAAATATTTGCCAATCAACGTCCCGAACAATTAAGCATAAAAGAGTTTATTCAAATTTATCAATACATATACGGCGAATCATGA
- the glcD gene encoding dehydrogenase yields MTNPEKLKDYSHDYTEDISSIPDIVLMPETTQQVSKIMQYCYDNFIPVTPRGAGTGLSGGAIPVKKGVVLSLEKMNKILKIDVPNRMVITQPGVITQVLQEEVQKYGLFYPPDPASRGSCFIGGNVAENSGGPKAVKYGVTKDYVLDLEVVLPCGTILHTGAATFKNATGYNLTQLFVGSEGTLGIVTEITLKLLHTPKHDVLMMIMFDSLIAASRAVNQILQTGILPSALELMEKDALDFGMQYIPGVEISLPENTEAVLLVELDGNYPEILQKEAETIAGILENNGVIDIYWAEESNDKQRLWKLRRGIGEAVKMHSVYKEEDTVVPVSAIPELIEKVKDLGKKYGFRSVCYGHAGDGNIHVNILKDSMREEDWNGTKLEEAIRELFRTCKRLGGTISGEHGIGLVQKKYLKEVFTEEEIEWQKKVKILFDPRNILNPGKIFPD; encoded by the coding sequence ATGACAAATCCGGAAAAATTAAAGGATTATTCTCATGATTATACTGAAGATATCAGCAGTATTCCGGACATAGTTTTAATGCCTGAAACAACCCAACAAGTTTCAAAGATTATGCAATATTGTTACGACAATTTTATACCCGTAACTCCGAGAGGTGCCGGGACAGGGTTGAGTGGAGGCGCGATACCGGTCAAAAAAGGTGTGGTACTCTCTTTAGAAAAAATGAACAAGATTCTCAAAATAGATGTGCCAAACAGAATGGTTATCACGCAACCCGGGGTGATAACTCAAGTTTTACAGGAGGAAGTTCAAAAATACGGACTATTTTATCCTCCGGATCCTGCCAGCAGGGGAAGTTGCTTTATAGGAGGCAATGTAGCAGAAAATTCGGGAGGGCCAAAGGCCGTGAAATATGGTGTTACAAAGGACTATGTGCTTGATTTGGAGGTTGTTTTGCCGTGCGGCACGATTTTGCATACCGGTGCCGCTACTTTTAAAAATGCTACAGGATATAATCTGACCCAATTGTTTGTGGGCAGTGAAGGAACTTTAGGCATAGTGACTGAAATAACTTTAAAACTTTTGCATACGCCCAAACACGATGTTTTGATGATGATAATGTTTGACAGCTTAATAGCCGCTTCACGTGCAGTCAATCAAATTTTGCAAACAGGCATATTGCCTTCTGCTCTGGAATTGATGGAAAAAGATGCATTGGATTTCGGCATGCAGTATATACCCGGTGTGGAAATAAGCTTACCGGAAAATACCGAAGCTGTTCTACTGGTTGAGTTGGATGGAAATTATCCCGAAATTTTGCAAAAGGAAGCCGAAACAATTGCCGGCATTCTGGAAAACAACGGAGTGATTGATATTTATTGGGCAGAAGAAAGTAACGACAAACAACGATTATGGAAATTGCGCAGAGGGATAGGAGAAGCCGTAAAAATGCATTCAGTATACAAAGAAGAGGATACCGTGGTGCCTGTGTCGGCCATTCCGGAATTGATCGAAAAGGTAAAAGACCTGGGCAAGAAGTATGGTTTCAGGTCTGTTTGCTATGGACATGCCGGTGATGGCAACATCCACGTGAATATATTGAAAGATTCCATGCGTGAAGAGGACTGGAACGGTACAAAACTCGAAGAAGCCATTCGGGAACTTTTCAGAACATGTAAACGATTGGGGGGAACGATTTCCGGTGAACATGGTATTGGTCTGGTGCAGAAAAAATACTTAAAAGAGGTTTTCACCGAAGAAGAAATTGAATGGCAGAAAAAGGTTAAAATCTTATTTGATCCACGTAATATCCTTAATCCCGGTAAAATTTTCCCCGATTGA
- the pepX1 gene encoding peptidase S9 has protein sequence MKTAYLNVLRKSFIFCLVANLTIYAQKTLTIEKIWASAEFVPEYIQGFQMMQDGEHYILNNHGVIEKYHLKNNKKTGEIIGKDWYEKYPYLHFEEIIFSPDEKKALLAFDIEPLYRYSQLQYFWVADLENKTISLLSDTNRPKIRLAEFSPDNQKIAYVQENNLFVKNLVSGENMQITHDGEKNKIINGSPDWVYEEELTLVKAFEWSTNGNYLAFLKFDESHVKEFSMDIYGTLYPEKYSFKYPKAGEDNSIVSCFVYDLNNKKLSQINTGSEKDFYIPRIKWAGNTNKLCLIKLNRHQNKADFLLADVSGKDDLITPQTIYTEQSETFIEETYDNLQFLSDGKSFIWNSEKSGFNHLYHIQFEKGAIIPITSGDWDVIDFIGLDEKNAVIYYTSAENGPTQKHFYKVKLNGKNKTCLTPGQGYFEIHHDGGFKYFSVYHSTANQPYHIYLIDNKGKVIQDITSNENLKEKTKLYNFQPKTFFKVTNRSGIELNGWMIKPPHFDPQKKYPVFMFVYGGPGHNTVLDKWGGHDFVWHQFLAQKGFIVVSVDNRGTQYRGRDFKNSTYMNLGKLEYEDQTDVARYLMTLPYVDAQKIIIMGWSFGGYLSSICILKSNDIFAAAIAVAPVTNWRFYDTIYTERFMRTPQENPEGYDNNSPIFFADRLKGKYLIIHGTADDNVHFQNTVEMCDALIKRGKSFDMMIYPNKNHGIYGGLTRYHLFSKIYEFIKPFQPIQ, from the coding sequence ATGAAAACGGCATATTTAAATGTTTTGAGAAAAAGTTTCATTTTTTGTTTAGTTGCAAATCTAACAATATATGCACAAAAAACTTTAACAATCGAAAAAATTTGGGCTTCTGCCGAGTTTGTTCCCGAGTACATACAAGGTTTTCAAATGATGCAAGACGGTGAGCATTATATTTTGAATAATCACGGAGTAATTGAAAAATACCACCTCAAAAACAACAAAAAAACCGGAGAAATAATCGGTAAAGATTGGTATGAAAAATATCCGTATCTCCATTTTGAAGAAATTATTTTTTCTCCTGATGAAAAAAAAGCATTACTGGCTTTTGACATCGAACCTTTATACCGTTACTCCCAATTGCAGTATTTTTGGGTAGCCGATCTCGAAAACAAAACCATCTCTTTGCTCTCTGATACCAATCGCCCCAAAATCCGTCTTGCAGAATTTTCACCTGATAACCAAAAAATTGCCTATGTTCAAGAAAACAATTTATTTGTCAAAAACCTCGTCTCCGGTGAAAATATGCAGATAACTCATGACGGTGAAAAAAATAAAATCATTAATGGATCCCCCGATTGGGTCTATGAAGAAGAACTCACACTCGTGAAGGCATTTGAATGGTCGACAAATGGCAATTATCTTGCTTTTTTAAAATTTGATGAAAGCCACGTAAAAGAATTTTCAATGGATATTTATGGAACATTATATCCCGAAAAATATTCTTTCAAATATCCAAAAGCCGGCGAAGACAACTCCATTGTATCGTGTTTTGTTTATGACCTGAATAATAAAAAATTGTCACAAATTAATACCGGTAGCGAGAAAGATTTCTATATACCACGTATCAAATGGGCAGGCAATACCAATAAGCTATGCTTGATAAAACTGAACAGACATCAAAATAAAGCAGATTTTCTCTTGGCCGATGTCTCAGGTAAAGATGACCTCATCACTCCGCAAACCATCTATACAGAACAATCAGAAACATTTATTGAAGAAACATACGACAACCTTCAATTTCTTTCTGATGGCAAATCCTTTATATGGAACAGCGAAAAATCCGGATTTAATCATTTGTATCATATTCAGTTTGAGAAGGGTGCCATCATTCCCATCACCTCAGGTGATTGGGATGTGATTGACTTTATTGGATTGGATGAAAAAAATGCAGTGATTTACTATACTTCTGCCGAGAATGGTCCTACACAAAAACATTTTTACAAGGTAAAACTTAACGGAAAAAATAAAACATGCCTGACCCCCGGACAAGGTTATTTTGAAATTCATCATGATGGGGGGTTCAAATATTTTTCTGTTTATCACTCTACGGCCAATCAACCTTATCACATCTACCTGATTGACAACAAAGGAAAGGTAATACAAGACATAACTTCCAACGAAAATCTCAAAGAAAAAACTAAATTATACAATTTTCAGCCCAAAACATTCTTTAAAGTCACCAACCGTTCGGGTATCGAATTAAATGGATGGATGATCAAACCTCCTCATTTTGATCCACAAAAGAAATATCCCGTTTTTATGTTTGTTTATGGAGGTCCCGGACATAATACAGTGCTGGACAAATGGGGCGGTCATGATTTTGTTTGGCACCAGTTTCTTGCTCAAAAAGGATTTATCGTCGTTTCGGTGGACAATCGTGGTACACAATATCGAGGCAGGGATTTCAAAAATTCCACCTATATGAACCTCGGCAAACTGGAATATGAAGACCAAACAGATGTTGCTCGTTATCTTATGACTTTACCTTATGTGGATGCTCAAAAAATCATCATCATGGGATGGAGCTTTGGCGGATATCTCTCATCTATCTGCATACTCAAATCCAACGATATTTTTGCTGCGGCAATTGCAGTTGCTCCCGTAACAAATTGGAGGTTCTACGACACTATTTATACCGAACGATTCATGAGAACGCCTCAAGAAAATCCTGAAGGTTACGACAACAATTCTCCTATCTTTTTCGCAGACCGCTTGAAAGGTAAATATTTGATCATTCATGGCACAGCCGATGACAATGTACATTTTCAAAATACTGTTGAAATGTGTGATGCTCTAATTAAACGGGGCAAATCATTCGATATGATGATCTATCCCAACAAAAACCACGGTATTTATGGTGGACTTACACGTTATCATTTGTTCAGTAAAATTTACGAATTCATCAAACCATTTCAACCTATTCAATAA
- the yceI gene encoding lipid-binding protein yields the protein MKTLKTSALLIGMAFTIFATAQEKDTKYALDTKVSKMEWVGKKVTGQHNGTIQIKEGYILVDKKGNITGGQVIVDMNTIECLDLEGEWKQKLEGHLKSKDFFEVENYPTATFEIISATPDKSKGKNNYIVKGKLTIKGITKEISFPAKIEFKDNNMAAYGKATIDRTEFNIKYGSGKFFEGLGDKMIYDDFEVSFTIAARKR from the coding sequence ATGAAAACATTAAAAACTTCAGCATTATTGATCGGAATGGCATTCACTATTTTTGCCACCGCCCAGGAAAAAGACACAAAATATGCATTAGACACAAAAGTGTCTAAAATGGAATGGGTTGGTAAAAAAGTTACCGGTCAACACAATGGTACCATTCAAATTAAAGAAGGTTATATTTTGGTGGACAAAAAAGGCAACATCACCGGTGGACAAGTGATTGTCGACATGAACACAATCGAATGCCTCGATCTTGAAGGCGAATGGAAACAAAAATTGGAAGGTCACTTAAAATCTAAAGATTTTTTTGAGGTTGAAAATTATCCGACGGCTACTTTTGAAATCATTTCAGCTACACCCGACAAATCAAAAGGAAAAAACAATTATATCGTAAAGGGAAAACTCACTATCAAAGGCATCACCAAAGAGATCTCTTTCCCTGCCAAAATTGAATTTAAAGACAATAACATGGCTGCATACGGTAAAGCCACCATTGACCGTACGGAATTCAATATCAAATACGGATCAGGAAAATTCTTTGAAGGTTTGGGTGACAAAATGATATATGACGACTTTGAAGTATCATTTACCATAGCCGCAAGAAAACGCTAA
- a CDS encoding cytokinin riboside 5'-monophosphate phosphoribohydrolase → MNVNTEKIYGRPDPEERKFLQGPQSRWKELKMLFLVASEFIKGFRKLHFVGPCITVYGSARVDENHPYYQQARKIGALLASKGFTIMTGGGPGIMEAANRGAKDVGGKSVGCNIVLPHEQKPNPYLDVWLNFKYFFVRKVMLTKYSYGLVIMPGGFGTLDEMFESLTLIQTAKIKNLPLVIFGKEFYQNLYNHLLVLKDNKFIDPEDLNLFLYTDSVEETVEYLQNEISNRFGNASKSKMTPTKWLLEK, encoded by the coding sequence ATGAATGTCAATACTGAAAAAATTTACGGCCGTCCGGATCCGGAAGAAAGAAAGTTTTTACAAGGTCCGCAATCACGATGGAAAGAACTTAAAATGCTATTTTTGGTCGCTTCCGAATTCATCAAAGGTTTTAGAAAACTGCATTTTGTAGGTCCTTGCATTACTGTTTACGGATCGGCCCGGGTGGATGAAAATCATCCTTATTATCAACAAGCAAGAAAGATTGGTGCATTGCTCGCATCAAAAGGATTTACCATCATGACAGGCGGAGGTCCCGGTATCATGGAAGCCGCCAATAGAGGGGCAAAAGATGTGGGAGGCAAATCGGTGGGTTGCAACATTGTTTTACCACACGAACAAAAACCAAATCCATATTTGGATGTATGGCTCAATTTTAAATACTTTTTTGTCCGCAAAGTGATGCTGACAAAATATTCTTACGGACTGGTAATCATGCCCGGAGGATTCGGAACACTTGACGAAATGTTTGAATCTCTTACATTAATACAGACCGCAAAAATAAAAAACCTACCTCTGGTAATTTTTGGAAAAGAATTTTATCAAAATCTGTATAATCACCTTTTGGTTCTTAAAGACAACAAATTTATCGACCCTGAAGATTTAAATCTATTTTTATATACCGACTCGGTCGAAGAAACCGTAGAATATCTTCAAAATGAAATTTCCAACAGATTTGGTAATGCTTCTAAATCCAAAATGACACCCACCAAATGGTTACTGGAAAAATAA
- a CDS encoding glycosyl transferase family 2, giving the protein MKKKLFFCRMILGKKVIVVLPAYNAARTLEKTYREIPMDIVDDVVLVDDHSSDNTSELARKLGIKHVIRHEKNKGYGGNQKTCYKKALELGADIVIMLHPDYQYTPLLIPSMAYIIAQDLYPVVLGSRILGNGALKGGMPLYKYIFNRLLTLFQNLMTGQKLSEYHTGYRAFSRQVLESLPLEENSDDFVFDNQMLSQIIYAGYPIAEVTCPTKYFEEASSINFKRSVKYGMGVLATSLEHRLNKWGILRSRRYNIKKIS; this is encoded by the coding sequence ATGAAAAAAAAATTGTTTTTTTGCCGTATGATTTTGGGAAAAAAAGTTATCGTCGTTTTACCTGCTTATAATGCGGCAAGGACATTGGAAAAGACCTACAGGGAGATACCGATGGATATAGTGGACGATGTAGTATTGGTAGATGACCACAGTAGTGACAACACTTCAGAATTAGCACGGAAACTTGGAATCAAACACGTGATCAGACACGAGAAAAACAAAGGTTATGGAGGTAACCAGAAAACTTGTTACAAAAAAGCATTAGAGTTGGGGGCAGATATAGTCATTATGCTTCATCCCGATTATCAATACACTCCACTGTTGATACCTTCCATGGCATATATTATTGCCCAAGATTTATATCCCGTTGTATTGGGATCCAGAATATTAGGAAACGGGGCCTTGAAAGGAGGAATGCCTTTATATAAATACATTTTTAACCGACTTTTGACCCTTTTTCAAAATTTAATGACAGGTCAGAAATTATCGGAGTATCATACCGGTTATCGTGCTTTTTCAAGACAAGTATTGGAATCTTTACCATTGGAAGAAAACTCTGATGATTTTGTGTTTGACAATCAAATGCTTAGTCAGATAATTTATGCTGGCTATCCCATTGCAGAGGTGACTTGTCCTACAAAATATTTTGAAGAAGCGTCCTCGATTAATTTTAAAAGAAGTGTGAAATATGGAATGGGAGTATTGGCAACATCATTGGAGCATAGGTTAAATAAATGGGGTATTTTAAGATCAAGGAGATACAATATCAAAAAAATTTCCTGA